Proteins encoded by one window of Amaranthus tricolor cultivar Red isolate AtriRed21 chromosome 4, ASM2621246v1, whole genome shotgun sequence:
- the LOC130811217 gene encoding biotin carboxyl carrier protein of acetyl-CoA carboxylase 1, chloroplastic-like, protein MSTCIPTVADKSAAVTTTTPIASSSLSILRRRHHLRCFSNVVFPLSSKPKLRLFSKNVFTHNVAVKAQLNNAGIGGSSSSGAQSDALPKEVKNGKPSNDSVEPPLASEDSISEFIAQVASLVKLVDSRDIVELQMKQHDCELLIRKKEAIQQASPVLYAPAAVPSPPQASQSVSIVPTPTATSSPTKASTPATPVPKPAKSSVPPLKSPMAGTFYRSPAPGAPPFVKVGDKVQKGQVVCIIEAMKLMNEIEADQSGTVVEIIAEDGKPVSLDSPLFAIQP, encoded by the exons ATGTCCACTTGCATTCCTACTGTCGCCGATAAATCTGCCGCCGTCACTACCACCACTCCCATCGCTTCATCTTCACTCTCTATTCTCCGTCGCCGCCATCATTTGCGCTGCTTCTCCAATGTCGTCTTTCCTCTCTCTTCCAAGCCCAAGCTTCGCCTTTTCTCCAAG AATGTTTTTACGCATAATGTAGCAGTTAAGGCCCAACTTAACAAT GCTGGCATAGGTGGATCTTCAAGTAGTGGTGCCCAATCTGATGCACTCCCAAAGGAAGTTAAAAATGGCAAGCCATCAAATGACTCTGTCGAACCACCATTGGCATCGGAGGATTCAATCTCTGAATTTATAGCTCAAGTTGCAAGTCTTGTAAA GCTTGTGGACTCGAGAGATATTGTGGAGTTGCAGATGAAGCAACATGATTGTGAGCTTTTGATTCGTAAAAAAGAAGCTATTCAACAAGCGTCACCTGTTTTGTACGCACCTGCTGCTGTACCATCACCTCCACAAGCTAGTCAATCTGTTTCAATTGTGCCGACACCTACTGCCACAAGTTCACCAACTAAAGCTTCAACTCCTGCTACACCAGTTCCCAAACCAGCCAAGTCATCAGTTCCTCCCCTTAAAAGCCCTATGGCCGGAACTTTTTATCGAAGTCCTGCACCAGGTGCCCCACCATTTGTAAAA GTGGGagataaagtgcaaaaaggACAAGTTGTATGCATTATTGAAGCTATGAAGTTAATGAATGAAATTGAA GCTGATCAATCAGGGACAGTTGTCGAAATTATCGCAGAAGACGGGAAACCCGTTAGCTTAGATTCT CCTCTGTTTGCCATTCAGCCGTAG
- the LOC130811205 gene encoding uncharacterized protein LOC130811205, whose product MESGNSSSMQSSSGGDDQDQYDESSGGGGGVIGSGNYFLFSNTTARINNSSTNNANTNTNPLPTQYHHHHDHQNNPDMFMGSSSSTHQIAPPPLDPPQHHGNFLEPFENHQPNFQNLMFWQTQQFSGGGLVDPPPVQNQSCTITPNNSNNQQKPSSSNTTGAGGSGSGSGKNPRKRTRASRRAPTTVLTTDTSNFRAMVQEFTGIPSSPFSAAASPLLSRRLTDLLAGSSSVGPSLRPGRPPSMMGLGPSSSTLERILAGYNNNSTNNYPFRPSAHKPNNTPQNTNSNNSTNISFQSLLQSNVSPASTIGTHPSLVGGGSLLPPNVGNFPDLSGVIGGDQLFGFSPDGGGWRGGGSSGAAGGVSSSEERDGNNNVRRGGIGGGMSQQHHPCSSTDNVAKNNNNNNNNTPSNNNNASNQHMEGGSISGGGTCNYNVNCSGDKGLDSTPNLGGGQGTLGDLLG is encoded by the coding sequence ATGGAATCTGGAAATAGTAGTAGTATGCAATCTTCAAGTGGTGGTGATGATCAAGATCAATATGATGAATcaagtggtggtggtggtggtgttaTTGGTTCAGGTAATTACTTCTTATTTAGTAATACCACTGCCCGTATTAATAATTCTAGTACGAATAATGCTAATACTAATACAAATCCGTTACCTAcccaatatcatcatcatcatgatcatcaGAATAATCCAGATATGTTTATGGGTTCTTCTAGTTCTACCCATCAAATAGCTCCACCACCGCTTGATCCACCACAACATCATGGTAATTTTTTAGAACCCTTTGAAAATCATcaaccaaattttcaaaatcttaTGTTCTGGCAAACCCAGCAGTTTAGTGGTGGTGGATTAGTTGATCCTCCGCCGGTTCAGAATCAGAGTTGCACCATTACtccaaataatagtaataatcaaCAAAAACCCAGCTCGAGTAACACCACCGGAGCCGGCGGTAGTGGTAGTGGTAGTGGGAAGAATCCGAGGAAGAGAACTCGAGCATCACGACGAGCACCCACCACTGTTTTAACAACAGATACGAGCAATTTCCGGGCTATGGTTCAGGAATTTACTGGCATTCCGTCATCGCCATTTTCAGCGGCGGCTTCTCCGTTGTTATCGAGACGGTTAACCGATCTGTTAGCTGGATCGTCGAGTGTGGGTCCCAGTTTAAGGCCAGGAAGACCGCCATCGATGATGGGTTTGGGGCCTAGTTCAAGTACTCTGGAAAGGATTCTTGCTGGGTATAATAACAACAGTACAAACAATTACCCATTCAGACCTTCTGCTCATAAACCCAATAATACCCCACAAAATACAAacagtaataatagtactaatatcTCATTTCAATCCCTTCTTCAATCAAATGTTTCTCCTGCTTCTACAATCGGAACACACCCTAGTTTAGTTGGGGGTGGAAGTTTGTTACCTCCCAATGTTGGGAATTTTCCTGATTTAAGTGGGGTCATTGGGGGTGACCAACTGTTTGGATTTTCGCCGGACGGTGGTGGTTGGAGGGGTGGTGGATCATCGGGGGCTGCCGGAGGTGTTAGTTCGAGTGAAGAACGTGACGGGAATAATAATGTTCGACGTGGAGGAATTGGTGGTGGTATGAGTCAACAACATCATCCGTGCTCGAGCACGGATAATGttgctaaaaataataataataataataataatactccgagtaataataataatgcgaGTAATCAACATATGGAGGGCGGGTCAATTAGTGGTGGTGGGACTTGCAATTATAATGTCAATTGCTCTGGAGATAAAGGCTTAGATAGTACTCCCAACCTAGGTGGTGGCCAAGGTACGTTGGGTGATTTACTtggttaa